In the genome of Halalkalicoccus subterraneus, one region contains:
- a CDS encoding cold-shock protein, whose protein sequence is MANGKVDFFNDTGGYGFISTEDADDDVFFHMEDVGGPDLEEGQEIEFGIEQAPKGPRATNVVRN, encoded by the coding sequence AAACGGAAAAGTTGATTTCTTCAACGATACTGGCGGTTACGGATTTATTTCCACTGAGGATGCGGACGATGACGTTTTCTTCCACATGGAGGACGTTGGCGGCCCGGACCTCGAAGAAGGGCAGGAAATCGAATTTGGCATCGAACAAGCCCCTAAGGGCCCCCGCGCGACGAACGTCGTCCGCAATTAA